One segment of Metallosphaera cuprina Ar-4 DNA contains the following:
- a CDS encoding MFS transporter yields the protein MDREFWKYVPILAFISVMTMYVEMVVLPSLPKIESEFNVSSSQGSWILSSETLSGMTLAPFVGRIADSAGRKKVLLTILAVYLVSVGLTSLSPNFVILLISRAVQGIGLSINPLAYTIIRERLSDKELPVAQGIIASTFAVGAAISIPIGSFVSQYFSWQFAYVTAIPFLLLALALAWIVLPSSKPSVVKDIDSIGIVLLAIGFLLIGVGFTEAPIWGWTSPGFISLLFAGISFLVIFSSHIRKVRSPLINPEDLRNPNVAVPLISSFITGFGLFLTFQSLVFLFELPKPVGYGLNILETGETMAPISLVLLVGGPLFGSLVNKVGYKRVITFSSTSSAATLAALSFVVGKVSIPLLMGVLVSVLFFISGMNVTRITLLLASSSRERMASMTGTNTSMRLMGNTLGPIISGSLQDTFKFPLFLGFVGNVPLFTFIPSIQAFQFSFITSMFSILSVVILATRIKEGIPVR from the coding sequence ATGGACAGAGAGTTCTGGAAGTACGTTCCCATATTGGCGTTCATCTCCGTTATGACCATGTACGTTGAGATGGTAGTTCTACCTTCCCTCCCAAAGATAGAGAGCGAATTTAACGTTTCTTCCTCCCAGGGATCCTGGATACTTTCCTCGGAGACGCTCTCTGGGATGACCTTGGCCCCCTTCGTTGGAAGGATAGCTGACTCCGCAGGTAGGAAGAAGGTTCTCCTCACGATCTTAGCGGTATACCTCGTGTCAGTTGGGTTGACCTCGCTATCGCCAAACTTCGTTATCTTACTAATCTCAAGGGCGGTTCAGGGAATAGGATTGAGCATAAACCCGTTGGCCTACACTATCATAAGGGAGAGGTTGAGCGATAAGGAACTACCTGTGGCTCAGGGTATAATAGCCTCTACGTTCGCGGTAGGGGCGGCCATCTCAATCCCTATAGGTAGCTTCGTATCTCAATACTTTTCCTGGCAGTTCGCCTACGTAACCGCTATCCCGTTTCTACTGCTCGCTTTGGCCTTAGCCTGGATAGTCCTCCCTAGTTCCAAGCCCTCCGTTGTGAAGGATATAGACTCAATAGGAATAGTCCTTCTAGCCATAGGGTTCCTGCTTATCGGAGTGGGGTTCACAGAAGCTCCTATCTGGGGTTGGACCTCACCAGGTTTCATCTCTCTCCTGTTTGCTGGGATCTCTTTCCTCGTTATATTCTCCTCTCACATTAGGAAGGTTCGGAGTCCGCTGATAAACCCTGAGGACCTCAGAAATCCTAACGTAGCTGTTCCCTTAATTTCGTCCTTCATAACGGGCTTCGGACTATTCCTCACCTTTCAATCGCTTGTCTTCCTGTTTGAACTACCTAAGCCGGTAGGGTATGGGCTAAACATACTTGAAACCGGGGAGACCATGGCTCCCATCTCTCTCGTTCTCCTAGTGGGCGGACCTCTCTTTGGTAGTTTAGTCAACAAGGTAGGGTATAAGAGGGTCATAACGTTCTCCTCGACCTCGTCAGCAGCTACGTTGGCGGCTCTTTCTTTCGTCGTAGGAAAGGTTAGTATTCCGCTCTTAATGGGTGTCCTAGTTTCGGTGCTCTTCTTCATCTCAGGCATGAACGTCACTAGGATAACCTTACTTTTAGCCTCCTCCTCTAGGGAGAGGATGGCCTCAATGACTGGAACCAACACCTCAATGAGACTTATGGGTAACACTTTAGGACCTATCATCAGCGGGTCCTTACAGGATACCTTTAAGTTTCCACTTTTCTTAGGTTTCGTAGGTAACGTTCCGCTCTTCACTTTCATCCCTTCGATTCAAGCGTTTCAGTTCTCTTTCATTACCTCTATGTTCTCTATCTTATCTGTTGTGATCTTAGCAACGAGAATTAAGGAGGGGATCCCAGTGAGGTGA
- a CDS encoding thiolase family protein — MILGFSSSIHKRYEGSTFRLMSDTVDKALEMAGLQRDNIDGLIATFLPGTFDGNIALHFYTSQLAQYLGIRPRFLDYVDFGGASALAMLYRAEKAIASGDADNVLLIVGGKASPVRERKVTADSIDRAYKGITLTPFDEYFRTYEDMNPVTDYALVAKRHSHLFGTSDEQRAEIAVKQRFNASGNPSAIYKERIEVKDVISSRIVSDPLRLLEIVYPVDGFHVFVVGKSGGKSNLRPLRIKHFGEAHWPDMPPELPDIVSTPAIESARGARQMLDKIDCFQLYDSFTITVLLQLEDVGLTEKGKGGKFAEEVDFTYQGEIPINTGGGSLNVGQPAYMSGGVILEEALIQLNRMGEGRQVKDVNQVLINGIGGWNRAHSTTMILGE, encoded by the coding sequence GTGATCTTAGGTTTCTCGAGTTCAATCCACAAGAGGTACGAAGGGTCGACCTTCCGTCTCATGTCTGATACTGTGGATAAGGCCTTGGAGATGGCAGGACTCCAAAGGGATAACATAGACGGATTGATCGCCACTTTTCTCCCTGGCACTTTCGATGGCAACATAGCCCTTCACTTTTACACAAGTCAATTGGCTCAATATCTGGGTATCAGACCTAGGTTTTTAGACTACGTCGATTTCGGTGGAGCCTCAGCTTTAGCCATGCTCTACAGGGCAGAGAAGGCGATCGCGTCAGGGGACGCCGACAACGTCTTATTAATTGTAGGAGGGAAAGCCTCTCCAGTGAGGGAAAGGAAGGTAACGGCTGACTCTATAGATAGAGCTTATAAAGGGATTACCTTAACTCCCTTTGACGAGTACTTCAGGACATACGAGGACATGAACCCAGTCACGGACTACGCTCTAGTAGCAAAGAGACACTCCCACCTCTTCGGCACGTCTGACGAACAGAGGGCGGAGATAGCAGTGAAGCAGAGGTTCAACGCGTCAGGTAATCCAAGTGCAATTTACAAAGAGAGGATTGAGGTGAAGGACGTTATCTCTTCTAGGATAGTGAGCGATCCGCTGAGACTGCTGGAGATAGTTTACCCAGTTGACGGTTTTCACGTTTTCGTAGTAGGTAAGTCCGGGGGGAAATCTAACTTAAGACCTCTGAGGATAAAACATTTCGGTGAGGCGCACTGGCCAGACATGCCTCCTGAATTGCCGGACATAGTGTCAACGCCGGCGATAGAGAGCGCAAGGGGAGCTCGCCAAATGCTTGATAAGATCGATTGTTTTCAGCTTTACGATTCCTTTACGATTACCGTGCTTCTACAACTCGAAGACGTTGGGTTGACGGAGAAGGGGAAGGGAGGGAAGTTCGCCGAAGAGGTAGATTTCACCTATCAGGGGGAGATCCCCATAAACACTGGAGGAGGATCTCTTAACGTTGGACAGCCGGCATACATGAGCGGAGGGGTGATTTTAGAGGAGGCCTTAATTCAGCTGAACCGCATGGGAGAGGGAAGACAGGTTAAGGACGTGAATCAAGTGTTAATTAACGGAATAGGAGGATGGAACAGGGCACACTCGACCACTATGATCCTTGGTGAGTGA
- the sdx gene encoding sulredoxin gives MVWKRTISSKALEKARYASVKVEDKVIFIANVNGTLYGIDAVCSHARCILGELNAQDLTVKCYCHHAVFDLRTGSMIEPPYVAKDAPKEKLGLKTYAVKDNNGWIEVDV, from the coding sequence ATGGTTTGGAAAAGAACCATAAGTTCAAAAGCCCTTGAGAAGGCAAGGTACGCCTCGGTTAAGGTAGAGGATAAGGTTATTTTCATAGCTAACGTGAACGGCACACTCTACGGTATTGACGCGGTCTGCTCTCACGCGAGGTGTATCTTAGGGGAGTTGAACGCGCAAGACTTGACTGTCAAGTGTTACTGCCATCACGCGGTCTTCGACCTTAGGACAGGTTCCATGATAGAGCCCCCCTACGTCGCAAAGGACGCTCCTAAAGAAAAGCTAGGGTTAAAGACTTACGCCGTTAAGGACAACAACGGTTGGATAGAGGTAGACGTGTGA
- a CDS encoding beta-ketoacyl-ACP reductase encodes MSLRHERRLALVTGGARGIGYTIAQMLGERGYNVAIGDVRNYDEGAESLRRKGLNVVGLPLDVTDWDSCATFVTESLKAFNSDHVDVLVNNAGVIRDSLFVKMSKEDWDFVIKVNLYGAFNMTKQVVETMIRSGHGRIINMSSLSWTGNIGQANYSAAKAGLIGFTKTLSKELGRYNITVNAIAPGFIDTPMTRSVPEKVREKFLQRLSIPRVGTPEDVAGLVVFLASDEASYITGEVIGVTGGLTF; translated from the coding sequence ATGAGCCTGAGACACGAGAGGAGATTGGCCCTAGTCACTGGAGGGGCTAGGGGGATAGGATACACCATAGCTCAGATGTTGGGTGAAAGAGGGTACAACGTCGCTATCGGGGACGTAAGAAACTACGATGAGGGAGCGGAGAGCCTAAGGAGGAAAGGGTTGAACGTTGTGGGCCTGCCTTTGGACGTCACTGACTGGGACTCGTGCGCAACGTTCGTCACCGAGTCGCTCAAAGCCTTCAATAGCGATCACGTTGACGTTTTGGTGAACAACGCCGGGGTTATAAGGGACTCGCTTTTCGTGAAGATGTCTAAGGAGGATTGGGATTTCGTAATAAAGGTCAACCTATACGGAGCTTTTAACATGACTAAACAGGTTGTGGAGACGATGATAAGGAGCGGACACGGGAGGATCATTAACATGTCCTCCTTAAGTTGGACGGGTAACATTGGTCAGGCCAACTATTCGGCAGCGAAGGCAGGGCTGATAGGCTTCACCAAGACGCTCTCCAAGGAACTCGGTAGGTACAACATCACGGTTAACGCTATAGCACCAGGTTTCATAGACACCCCCATGACCAGGTCTGTACCCGAAAAGGTAAGGGAGAAGTTCCTTCAGAGACTTTCCATCCCTAGAGTAGGCACGCCTGAAGACGTGGCCGGCCTCGTTGTGTTCTTGGCTTCAGACGAGGCCTCTTACATTACGGGTGAAGTGATAGGTGTGACGGGTGGACTCACTTTCTAG
- a CDS encoding nucleoside hydrolase, with protein sequence MRNFIIDCDTAEDDIFSLFMLLHNKVKVHAITVVEGNVSFPVEVQNALWASEFSKRFFGEEVKVYPGMERPLVKDFKTVENVHGKGGIGDLTLSSNLKPEGKHAVDLIVELADRYPGELEFLAISPLTNLAMAYLKDRTVVEKIKKVWVMGGTINGHGNITPVAEYNVWVDPDAAKIVFNSGFDVTMVAWDLITQFTINEEWEEIKGLKTELSEMYVKFYKHYREFAMTYQKMKGNPHPDLITTAVALDERVAKRVEKFYVDVENCDCSTRGVTVIDYLGVLGREPNVNVVLDLNKKAFLEDLYSLLRR encoded by the coding sequence ATGAGAAACTTCATAATAGATTGTGATACTGCAGAGGACGACATATTCAGCCTTTTCATGTTACTTCACAACAAGGTTAAAGTACACGCTATAACCGTGGTTGAGGGTAACGTTTCGTTCCCAGTTGAGGTCCAAAACGCCTTATGGGCCTCAGAGTTCTCTAAAAGATTTTTCGGAGAGGAGGTAAAGGTCTATCCAGGTATGGAGAGACCTCTAGTTAAGGATTTTAAGACTGTGGAGAACGTACACGGGAAGGGCGGAATTGGAGACCTTACATTGAGCTCTAACTTGAAACCTGAGGGGAAACACGCTGTTGACCTCATCGTCGAGCTTGCGGATAGATATCCTGGAGAGTTAGAGTTCTTGGCGATCTCACCTTTGACTAACTTGGCCATGGCCTACCTCAAGGACAGGACCGTAGTCGAGAAGATAAAGAAGGTGTGGGTTATGGGAGGTACGATCAACGGACACGGAAACATAACTCCTGTGGCGGAGTACAACGTTTGGGTAGACCCTGACGCGGCCAAGATAGTGTTCAACTCTGGGTTTGACGTAACCATGGTCGCGTGGGACCTCATAACTCAGTTTACAATTAATGAGGAGTGGGAGGAGATAAAGGGCCTTAAAACCGAATTGAGCGAGATGTACGTTAAGTTCTATAAGCACTACAGGGAGTTCGCTATGACCTATCAGAAGATGAAAGGAAACCCTCACCCGGACTTGATAACTACAGCCGTGGCCTTAGATGAAAGGGTTGCAAAGAGGGTTGAGAAGTTCTACGTAGACGTTGAGAACTGCGACTGCTCAACCAGGGGAGTGACGGTGATCGATTATCTTGGAGTGTTAGGAAGGGAACCCAACGTAAACGTTGTCTTAGATTTAAATAAAAAAGCTTTCCTTGAGGACCTCTACTCCTTACTTAGGAGGTAG